A genomic stretch from Candidatus Nitrososphaera gargensis Ga9.2 includes:
- a CDS encoding CBS domain-containing protein, whose protein sequence is MAIEQKPIREAVPHIFRRPVLSVEPHDSLLKAGTFLAIGPQIYVDGLVVLDGTSPVGRIGGKSIIKHILESREWQYAKVTDMVDRSVYGVDAGSNLGYALDIFDETRFAFVPVTINYKIAASLTIRDM, encoded by the coding sequence TTGGCAATAGAACAGAAGCCGATAAGGGAGGCGGTTCCACATATCTTCAGGAGGCCAGTCCTGTCCGTTGAACCCCATGATTCGCTCCTCAAGGCTGGGACCTTTCTTGCCATAGGGCCGCAGATCTATGTCGACGGGCTTGTGGTTCTTGACGGAACCAGTCCGGTAGGAAGGATAGGCGGCAAGAGCATTATCAAGCACATCTTGGAATCCAGAGAATGGCAGTATGCAAAAGTAACCGATATGGTGGACAGGTCGGTATACGGAGTTGATGCAGGATCCAACCTAGGCTATGCGCTTGACATCTTTGATGAAACAAGGTTTGCATTCGTGCCGGTGACAATCAACTACAAGATTGCAGCTTCCCTTACCATTCGCGACATGTAA
- a CDS encoding SEC-C metal-binding domain-containing protein yields the protein MFNPGPGNFYRKNTPSPKSKGHNSGKTKVGRNDPCPCGSGRKFKKCCLKMV from the coding sequence ATATTCAACCCAGGACCCGGCAACTTTTATAGGAAGAACACCCCTTCGCCTAAATCGAAGGGCCACAATTCAGGGAAGACAAAAGTTGGAAGGAATGACCCGTGCCCATGCGGCAGCGGCAGGAAGTTCAAGAAGTGCTGCCTGAAAATGGTATGA
- a CDS encoding HEAT repeat domain-containing protein — translation MPHLVWMVTEEKYWDTESGLFSVWAPICAMHVLSKIGGKEAASAVYSAMRIHYDDTGDWITEDMPYVLAAFGIEGSDTLASMVADARLDEYVRDRAARALVIISGVYPEIKSRSVEVLKKAITDEGDESARSILADTLAEFKDSDTLPFLEDLFKS, via the coding sequence ATGCCGCACCTGGTATGGATGGTGACGGAGGAAAAGTACTGGGATACAGAGTCGGGGTTATTCTCTGTCTGGGCCCCTATCTGCGCGATGCACGTCCTGTCAAAGATTGGCGGGAAAGAAGCTGCTTCTGCTGTCTACAGTGCGATGAGAATCCATTATGACGATACTGGAGACTGGATTACCGAAGACATGCCATATGTGCTGGCAGCTTTTGGTATCGAAGGCTCTGACACACTCGCGTCGATGGTAGCAGATGCCCGACTTGACGAGTATGTAAGGGACCGTGCCGCCAGAGCACTTGTCATAATATCCGGGGTCTACCCGGAAATCAAGTCAAGGTCTGTAGAGGTGCTGAAGAAGGCGATAACGGACGAAGGCGACGAAAGTGCAAGGAGCATACTGGCAGATACTCTGGCAGAGTTCAAGGATAGTGACACACTCCCGTTCTTGGAAGACCTGTTCAAGAGCTGA
- a CDS encoding CBS domain-containing protein — MDRPVKEISSPIVALENDASVGNALAAMVQNNVRNMVIRAEKGSGANNMQIINDRKILEFLLSHDGRQMMSEKGLTGLYEIKVAELEMLVPKQVEPDMPARKAGELMSDISTPCLLVNAAEHPHHPDSIITPWDIVMRGFRNKDGSAAQEIDLLG, encoded by the coding sequence TTGGACAGGCCTGTCAAGGAGATTTCGTCCCCCATCGTAGCGCTTGAAAATGATGCAAGCGTTGGGAATGCACTTGCGGCCATGGTTCAGAACAACGTCCGAAACATGGTGATAAGGGCTGAAAAGGGCAGCGGTGCCAACAACATGCAAATCATCAATGACAGGAAGATACTCGAGTTCCTTCTGAGCCACGACGGAAGGCAGATGATGTCTGAAAAAGGCCTGACGGGCCTTTACGAGATCAAAGTTGCAGAGCTTGAAATGCTTGTACCAAAACAGGTCGAACCGGACATGCCTGCCAGAAAGGCCGGAGAATTGATGTCTGACATAAGCACGCCATGCTTGTTGGTAAATGCCGCTGAACATCCCCATCATCCTGACTCAATAATAACGCCCTGGGATATCGTGATGAGAGGATTCAGAAATAAAGACGGTAGCGCTGCACAAGAAATAGACTTACTGGGTTAG
- a CDS encoding winged helix-turn-helix transcriptional regulator, which yields MAKHSEGVVCLCPLEGVIDIISKKWALLIINEIGNHRRIRYNDLMKEIEGISPKTLADTLKELAKYNLVKREAFNEIPPRVDYTLTEDGKELREAIIPILRWALTKKGTVVAHCSCTLIERGKKIEGI from the coding sequence ATGGCAAAGCATAGTGAAGGCGTGGTATGCCTCTGTCCTTTGGAGGGCGTGATCGACATCATCAGCAAAAAGTGGGCGCTTTTGATAATAAACGAGATAGGAAACCACAGGCGCATACGGTACAACGACCTGATGAAGGAGATAGAAGGGATTAGCCCCAAGACGCTTGCCGATACACTCAAGGAGCTGGCAAAGTACAACCTCGTCAAGAGGGAGGCGTTCAACGAGATACCTCCGAGGGTCGATTACACTTTGACAGAGGACGGTAAGGAGCTGAGGGAGGCAATAATACCTATCCTGCGATGGGCTCTGACGAAAAAAGGGACGGTGGTTGCGCACTGCTCGTGTACACTGATAGAAAGGGGCAAGAAGATAGAGGGCATCTAG
- a CDS encoding type IV secretion system DNA-binding domain-containing protein yields the protein MGLFERIRKKPDGGKEGNNQEEFDISKYVEPNTEPVYLLGVDSNTGEKKGLYKSDRGHTLIIGRTQYGKTTLIETLILEHVQEDEPFVYIDPSGDSVNKILALIPDEKRKNTILIDPMTIHTHGKVVKIDFLEYSNSLSRLKVAQGFIDAVKKLSGGMWGPLLERIMRNTILLLIDQEKGSTDITDCYYVVNNVEYRERLMRNCSNKDVVNFFVNDFGRIRPESLEPILTRLNTILVDPLVKEMFKTKRKDGAVVKTLDLRDAIDSGKFVLVNLSKARLGDMSAFIGSLLLDKIFQTAISRADERVKEKRRACYLYVDEAHTFVTDAVIDILREVAKYRLYLTLVSQYPSGFTEEIKKAVFGNCSTIITFSVGPDTAKEIAPFFAPYDTQTIMLLPRYEFMVSTKMKGMPLKPFSLSTHYKQISDSELIMRSEECMVESLCIYGQEVSSDLEDKADSSETIVIAPKNASFPRPPFFTTPLKWFIQTRLFFDRNGMTTKALFEQAVSSPHHHKPYNAGFQKVKAVLHEMVREGLVQTTQITAADSQSDEKRFTFTLTESGLKPFYEIPKGARAGGDVHLNWIDLFLHAFWRMGWYCIADNGHLSEGHSDIYAFSPKLADNGSKYDSDEWESPPAWAVEFEVYPERHPDRVIENYLRNAASGIRTVFVTDSEERKKRILQALKERSISAYVPVLLVSRAATHSNVEKVVHALTAIREPALLKQVIADAESFVSKGQEKENVRDDVEMTAEKHSRVEMTSTAISRPEVEGANMKERDPEDDDDASNTDVSGENEEQIIWGEDVERGEPSTTVMDMLYQELADDESLVKILLAVKENPGLKSSDILPKLDMPRRTFMRKSLKLKELGLISAMERVPGYTITERGMALLEEIRKGKQRWLNRPA from the coding sequence ATGGGATTATTCGAACGCATCAGAAAGAAGCCGGACGGAGGGAAGGAAGGAAACAATCAAGAAGAGTTTGACATTTCCAAATACGTAGAACCCAACACAGAACCTGTATACCTGCTGGGCGTCGACAGCAACACCGGAGAGAAGAAAGGCCTGTACAAGAGCGACAGGGGACATACGCTCATAATAGGAAGGACGCAGTACGGCAAGACCACTCTTATAGAAACGCTGATACTTGAGCATGTACAGGAAGACGAGCCATTCGTCTACATAGACCCGTCTGGCGATTCTGTTAACAAGATACTGGCGTTGATACCTGACGAAAAGAGAAAGAACACGATACTGATAGACCCTATGACAATACATACCCATGGCAAGGTAGTCAAGATTGACTTTCTGGAATACTCGAACAGCCTGTCCCGCCTGAAAGTTGCACAGGGTTTCATTGATGCGGTAAAGAAGCTCTCGGGCGGGATGTGGGGGCCTCTGCTTGAGAGGATAATGAGAAACACCATCCTGCTTCTGATAGACCAAGAGAAAGGTTCCACCGACATAACAGACTGCTATTACGTGGTAAACAATGTTGAATACAGAGAACGACTGATGAGAAACTGCTCAAACAAAGACGTGGTCAACTTTTTTGTCAATGACTTTGGCAGGATAAGGCCAGAGTCTCTGGAACCTATCCTGACAAGGCTCAACACCATCCTTGTCGACCCTCTTGTAAAAGAGATGTTCAAGACCAAGAGGAAAGATGGTGCTGTAGTCAAGACTCTTGACCTGAGAGACGCCATTGACAGCGGCAAATTCGTCTTGGTCAATCTATCAAAGGCAAGACTGGGCGACATGTCTGCGTTTATCGGCAGCCTGCTACTTGACAAGATATTCCAGACTGCAATAAGCAGGGCAGACGAGAGAGTGAAGGAGAAAAGGAGAGCATGTTACCTGTACGTAGATGAAGCCCACACCTTTGTCACAGATGCAGTGATAGACATCCTCCGTGAGGTAGCAAAGTACCGTCTCTACCTCACGCTGGTTAGCCAGTACCCCTCCGGATTTACCGAAGAGATAAAGAAAGCCGTGTTTGGAAACTGCTCTACAATCATAACGTTCTCTGTAGGGCCTGACACTGCAAAAGAGATAGCGCCTTTCTTTGCACCTTATGATACACAGACGATAATGCTCCTTCCTAGGTACGAGTTCATGGTAAGCACCAAGATGAAGGGGATGCCACTAAAACCATTCTCACTCTCAACGCATTACAAACAGATCAGTGACTCGGAATTGATCATGAGAAGCGAGGAGTGCATGGTAGAAAGCCTGTGTATATACGGGCAGGAGGTAAGCTCGGATCTGGAAGACAAAGCTGACAGCAGTGAGACTATTGTTATCGCTCCGAAAAACGCTTCCTTTCCGAGGCCGCCATTCTTCACCACGCCCCTAAAGTGGTTTATCCAGACAAGGCTCTTTTTTGACCGAAATGGAATGACTACAAAAGCTCTCTTTGAGCAGGCCGTATCATCGCCACATCACCACAAACCCTACAATGCAGGGTTCCAGAAGGTAAAGGCAGTATTACACGAGATGGTCAGAGAAGGGCTGGTGCAGACAACCCAGATAACTGCTGCAGACAGTCAATCAGACGAAAAGAGGTTCACATTTACGCTGACAGAGTCAGGGTTGAAGCCTTTTTACGAAATACCGAAAGGCGCCAGAGCAGGCGGGGACGTACATCTCAACTGGATTGACCTCTTCCTCCATGCGTTCTGGAGGATGGGATGGTACTGCATTGCAGACAATGGACATCTCAGCGAAGGGCATTCGGACATCTATGCATTCTCACCAAAACTGGCAGACAACGGTTCAAAATACGACTCCGACGAATGGGAAAGCCCGCCGGCCTGGGCTGTGGAGTTCGAGGTGTACCCCGAACGACATCCAGACAGGGTAATCGAGAACTATCTCCGAAACGCCGCCAGCGGGATAAGGACAGTCTTTGTAACAGACAGCGAAGAGAGGAAAAAGAGGATACTGCAGGCATTGAAAGAACGCAGCATTTCTGCTTATGTGCCGGTCTTGCTTGTAAGCAGGGCTGCAACTCATTCAAATGTAGAAAAAGTGGTCCACGCATTAACCGCAATCAGGGAACCCGCATTACTGAAACAAGTGATAGCGGATGCAGAATCATTCGTTTCAAAAGGACAAGAAAAGGAGAACGTAAGAGATGATGTGGAGATGACTGCAGAAAAGCACAGCCGGGTGGAAATGACGTCTACTGCTATTTCAAGACCCGAAGTCGAAGGGGCGAATATGAAAGAGCGCGATCCAGAAGATGATGATGATGCAAGCAATACAGATGTCTCTGGCGAAAATGAAGAGCAGATAATATGGGGTGAAGATGTGGAGAGAGGAGAACCCTCAACAACGGTCATGGATATGCTGTATCAGGAACTTGCTGACGACGAGTCCTTGGTCAAGATCCTTCTGGCGGTAAAGGAGAACCCAGGTCTGAAGTCTTCTGATATCTTGCCGAAACTGGACATGCCAAGGAGGACGTTTATGCGAAAATCGCTGAAACTGAAAGAGCTGGGATTGATATCCGCGATGGAAAGGGTGCCAGGCTACACAATAACGGAGAGGGGAATGGCGCTTCTTGAGGAGATCCGAAAAGGAAAGCAACGGTGGCTAAACCGTCCTGCTTGA
- a CDS encoding helicase-related protein — translation MTQASFAEHPLVWEGTIDHRLYQKNIADAASHKNTLVILPTALGKTMIAALVCADMLYKYRDKRVLMMAPTRPLVSQHLKSFSAVLKIMEEQVAMVTGKTVPEARRAVWDKRDVRLVFATPEVVRNDLEEGRLHLKDFILLVFDEAHRAVKDYAYTAIAREYVGQSMHPVILAMTASPGAKKERIQEVCNNLYIEHVEYRSEEDGDVKPYVNPIDVKWEWFDLPEEYRYIASVLRSMLDERLKWLVQRGLLGKKKDTRWIFKRDLIEAGEALRYRLELTMEEQRGPIYVAIMNQSAALTLYCLELIESQGAHSLRAFFERIEEEGGRAHAALLKDPKIMEVRALVEKAPVEHPKARRIVELVKEYCCGSSDSSNKQQQKGRVLVFTQYRDTARHIVDDVLSSTGIKASRFVGQAKRQGDEGMNQDEQAAVLQSFREGEFDVLVATSIAEEGLDIPEVDLVVFYEPVPSEIRYIQRRGRTGRKAAGSVVILAANDTIDTRHLYASKRRVERMKESLSSINAVLAPVKRAFLEPNPVTAEELAALEGWRARAEERLRKEVAEEIGKKKGGGPVDAAVLDAEVKSRIQQLRKKAISAEEEMLTGAFQREVERAARRIHTELAKAGVKGADVELLREHLSLDYPVLNEALKKLEKLRRLAWRNEDTVVLADNLAAAKGDIYSIRVEKVMQGRAVVMINKKWRARLNHYDYSGPRELLKKGATFDVVGELYRQEGVLGLKVKQIV, via the coding sequence TTGACCCAAGCGTCTTTTGCGGAACATCCGCTCGTATGGGAGGGCACCATCGACCACAGGTTATACCAGAAGAACATAGCAGACGCTGCAAGTCACAAGAATACCCTGGTCATCCTACCGACTGCGCTTGGCAAGACGATGATAGCAGCCCTTGTGTGTGCAGACATGCTCTACAAATACCGCGACAAGAGGGTGCTGATGATGGCTCCAACGCGGCCGCTCGTATCACAACACCTGAAGTCCTTCTCCGCGGTGCTGAAAATCATGGAAGAGCAGGTGGCAATGGTGACTGGCAAGACGGTACCTGAAGCAAGGAGGGCGGTGTGGGACAAAAGGGATGTCAGGCTCGTCTTTGCCACTCCAGAAGTGGTGAGAAACGATCTCGAAGAAGGCAGGCTGCACCTGAAAGACTTTATCCTGCTGGTCTTTGACGAGGCACACAGGGCGGTAAAGGACTACGCCTATACTGCCATAGCAAGGGAATACGTCGGCCAGTCGATGCACCCTGTAATACTTGCCATGACCGCAAGCCCGGGAGCCAAGAAGGAAAGGATACAGGAAGTGTGCAACAACCTGTACATAGAGCACGTCGAGTACAGGAGCGAAGAGGACGGCGATGTCAAGCCGTACGTCAACCCTATTGACGTCAAGTGGGAATGGTTCGACCTGCCTGAAGAGTACAGGTACATTGCATCCGTTCTCAGGTCGATGCTTGACGAGAGGCTGAAGTGGCTTGTCCAGCGCGGGCTTTTGGGCAAAAAGAAGGACACCCGGTGGATATTCAAGCGCGACCTGATAGAGGCTGGCGAGGCGCTCAGGTACAGGCTCGAGCTTACCATGGAGGAGCAGCGCGGACCCATTTATGTCGCCATAATGAACCAGTCTGCCGCGCTCACTCTGTACTGCCTTGAGCTGATAGAGAGCCAGGGCGCCCATTCGCTCAGGGCATTCTTTGAAAGGATAGAGGAAGAAGGTGGCAGGGCACATGCCGCGCTGCTCAAAGACCCCAAAATAATGGAGGTGAGGGCGCTGGTTGAAAAGGCTCCTGTAGAGCATCCGAAGGCCCGGCGCATAGTCGAGCTTGTAAAGGAGTATTGTTGCGGCTCCTCCGACAGTTCTAACAAACAACAACAAAAGGGCCGGGTGCTGGTATTCACCCAGTACCGCGACACTGCAAGGCACATAGTAGACGACGTGCTCTCTTCTACAGGCATCAAAGCATCAAGGTTCGTCGGACAGGCCAAGCGGCAGGGGGACGAGGGCATGAACCAGGACGAGCAGGCAGCAGTGCTCCAGTCTTTCAGGGAAGGCGAATTTGACGTGCTTGTGGCCACGTCCATAGCAGAGGAGGGCCTGGACATCCCTGAAGTGGACCTTGTGGTATTCTACGAACCCGTACCAAGCGAGATAAGGTACATCCAGAGGAGGGGCAGGACCGGCAGAAAAGCAGCCGGCTCTGTGGTGATACTTGCCGCAAACGACACCATAGACACGCGCCACCTCTATGCCAGCAAGAGGCGTGTGGAGAGGATGAAAGAGTCCCTTTCGTCCATAAACGCGGTACTGGCGCCAGTAAAGAGGGCTTTCCTTGAGCCAAACCCTGTGACTGCAGAAGAGCTCGCCGCGCTCGAAGGGTGGAGGGCAAGGGCGGAAGAGCGGCTGCGGAAGGAGGTGGCAGAGGAGATAGGGAAAAAGAAGGGTGGCGGCCCGGTCGATGCCGCGGTACTTGACGCAGAGGTCAAAAGCCGCATCCAGCAGCTCAGGAAGAAGGCGATATCGGCCGAAGAAGAGATGCTCACCGGCGCATTCCAGCGCGAGGTGGAAAGGGCCGCAAGGCGCATACATACCGAGCTTGCAAAGGCAGGAGTCAAGGGAGCAGACGTGGAGCTTCTGCGCGAGCACCTTTCGCTGGACTACCCTGTGCTCAACGAGGCACTGAAGAAGCTTGAGAAGCTCAGGAGGCTGGCGTGGCGTAACGAGGACACGGTGGTGCTGGCAGACAACCTGGCTGCAGCAAAAGGTGACATCTATTCCATCCGCGTTGAAAAGGTGATGCAGGGCCGGGCAGTGGTCATGATAAACAAAAAGTGGCGTGCAAGGCTCAACCATTACGATTACAGCGGTCCCAGAGAACTTTTGAAGAAGGGCGCGACCTTTGACGTGGTAGGTGAGCTGTACCGGCAGGAAGGGGTACTGGGCCTGAAGGTAAAGCAGATAGTCTGA
- a CDS encoding DEAD/DEAH box helicase — MTNAQEEKAGTTAPPSGATNAAEDAVASSSTIIRHEGQTVVKQRNVAEVKARADRPHFVYNRVYVGLAKGPCEEYSIDRDTSVLTRDSTVADFMKKPYALIPQAEGNTYLLVVPKWIDYKAGWLETQTETYNIYKVDHYATWAGLVPEELREELDLKPRFLTLKIQGDYLVGSEDELDDAWIRYRDSLLRREEGIGIRIKPSRASRFNLASRLVEDGVIPWTSKPVEQRWKWQTDIQLRPYQQEAFDFFLKNGAMTLVYPFGGGKSFFGVYVAACISGRTLVVVPSLSLISVWQKYIMEHFPDSGSRPSVGLFYGAKKEKHKDITIATYDSALAHLTKEKYELLIFDESHHFPAETYSRLAFLDARYRLSLSGSPHREDGRSELIYVLGGAPYGSDWERLFKEGWVKRPEVYLHVTSTKLMLLKSLLEEKLKGPTMVFCDTIAIGEDTSRITGLPYIHGRHSLKERSELVRKHPRFIASRIFDEGIDLPDIKNIIEIDFLGGSRRQQLQRVGRLMHSVLEGAEYHLLMSPEELAKYGKRLYGLYSRNFRVSVVTEQQG, encoded by the coding sequence TTGACCAACGCACAAGAAGAAAAAGCTGGTACAACAGCCCCGCCTTCCGGCGCCACCAATGCAGCAGAAGATGCCGTTGCCAGTAGTAGTACCATCATCAGGCACGAAGGCCAGACAGTGGTAAAGCAACGTAACGTGGCAGAGGTAAAGGCTAGGGCCGACAGGCCGCACTTTGTCTATAACCGGGTCTACGTAGGCCTTGCCAAAGGGCCCTGCGAAGAGTACAGCATCGATAGGGATACCTCCGTCCTCACCCGGGACAGCACCGTGGCAGACTTTATGAAAAAGCCATATGCCCTGATCCCGCAGGCAGAAGGAAACACCTACCTGCTGGTGGTTCCAAAGTGGATCGACTACAAGGCTGGCTGGCTTGAAACCCAGACAGAGACTTACAACATCTACAAGGTTGACCACTATGCGACCTGGGCAGGCCTCGTACCTGAGGAGTTAAGGGAAGAGCTCGATCTGAAACCTAGGTTCTTGACCCTGAAGATCCAGGGCGACTATCTGGTTGGAAGCGAGGACGAGCTTGATGATGCGTGGATCAGGTACCGTGACTCTCTGCTCAGAAGGGAGGAAGGCATTGGAATCCGCATAAAACCGTCCAGGGCATCCCGGTTCAACCTTGCTTCTAGGCTTGTCGAGGACGGCGTCATTCCATGGACTTCAAAGCCAGTAGAACAGAGGTGGAAGTGGCAGACAGACATCCAGCTGCGGCCCTACCAGCAGGAAGCTTTTGATTTCTTTCTGAAAAATGGCGCCATGACCCTTGTCTACCCTTTTGGTGGAGGCAAGTCGTTCTTTGGCGTCTATGTGGCTGCGTGCATATCCGGAAGGACGCTTGTGGTCGTCCCTTCCCTCTCGCTGATCTCTGTGTGGCAGAAGTACATCATGGAGCACTTCCCTGACAGTGGCTCGAGGCCGTCGGTAGGCCTGTTTTATGGCGCAAAGAAGGAAAAGCACAAGGACATAACCATCGCAACATACGACAGCGCGCTGGCGCACCTTACAAAAGAAAAATACGAGTTGCTCATCTTTGACGAGTCGCACCACTTCCCTGCCGAAACATATTCCCGCCTGGCGTTCCTGGACGCCAGGTACCGGCTCAGCCTGTCAGGGAGTCCGCACCGGGAAGATGGCCGCAGCGAGCTCATTTACGTTTTGGGCGGCGCTCCGTACGGCAGCGACTGGGAGCGGCTATTCAAAGAAGGATGGGTAAAACGCCCTGAAGTCTACCTTCATGTCACTTCAACAAAGTTGATGCTGCTCAAATCGCTGCTCGAAGAAAAGCTGAAAGGTCCTACAATGGTGTTCTGCGACACCATTGCGATTGGAGAAGACACTTCAAGGATAACCGGCCTTCCATACATACACGGCAGGCATTCGCTGAAAGAAAGGTCTGAGCTGGTCAGAAAGCACCCACGGTTTATCGCCAGCAGGATTTTTGACGAAGGCATAGACCTGCCGGACATAAAGAACATCATAGAGATAGACTTCCTTGGCGGCTCCAGGAGGCAGCAGCTGCAGAGGGTTGGGAGGCTGATGCACTCTGTGCTTGAAGGAGCCGAATACCACTTGCTCATGTCGCCGGAAGAACTGGCAAAGTACGGGAAGAGGCTGTACGGGCTTTACTCCAGAAACTTCAGGGTCAGCGTGGTTACAGAACAGCAAGGATAG
- a CDS encoding IS1096 element passenger TnpR family protein, protein MSRITGAASKGSDKAESRVFLIKAWSRYMPEYWLFVDANTRCRLTDIDSFLRRTWLECCGHLSHFIIDDEEYESYPDPDFGSDQDMRVALDTILAPGMTFDYEYDYGSTTELVLKVVAVRPGKLKRGPVVLAARNDPISFECTSCKKAAATDVCAVCFWEGPEAMFCASCLKRHKCGEDMALPIVNSPRTGVCGYTG, encoded by the coding sequence ATGTCCAGAATCACAGGCGCCGCCAGCAAAGGCAGTGACAAAGCAGAAAGCAGAGTCTTTCTAATCAAAGCTTGGTCAAGGTACATGCCAGAGTACTGGCTATTTGTAGATGCGAACACCCGGTGCAGGCTGACCGACATCGATTCATTTCTCAGGCGCACGTGGCTTGAATGCTGCGGGCACCTGAGCCACTTCATAATAGACGACGAGGAGTACGAATCTTACCCTGACCCTGATTTTGGGAGTGACCAGGACATGCGGGTTGCGCTGGACACGATTCTTGCGCCGGGTATGACGTTTGATTACGAGTACGACTACGGCAGCACCACCGAGCTTGTACTCAAGGTTGTTGCGGTCAGGCCAGGAAAATTGAAGAGGGGCCCGGTGGTGCTTGCTGCAAGGAACGACCCCATATCTTTTGAATGTACGTCCTGCAAGAAAGCTGCAGCTACCGATGTCTGTGCGGTGTGCTTCTGGGAAGGCCCAGAGGCCATGTTCTGCGCAAGTTGCCTCAAACGCCACAAATGTGGAGAAGACATGGCCCTGCCGATCGTCAATTCTCCCAGGACAGGAGTCTGTGGATACACAGGGTAA
- the merA gene encoding mercury(II) reductase has translation MENKYDLIIIGGGAAAFSAAIKANAYGVKTAMIERGRLGGTCVNVGCVPSKNLLAAGEHLQSARKPAHPAIKPCDADFDFTRIIHDKDKLVGNLRKQKYNDVLESLQYVQLIEGSAAFVSKNQVKVDGKVLSGKKFIIATGSSAFVPKFKGIEDIDYLTNIEALSLKEKPSSMIVVGGRALGLEFAQMYSRFGTKVTLLQRSDRIIPEHEPEVSAALHRYLAEECIEIVTGVNVKEAWQKNGGKFIRASVDDKDRVFEADQLLMATGRKPNTADLHLENVGVKVRQDGAIVVNSEMRTSAPHIWAGGDVVGEPMLETLAAKEGATAAENALTGSHKKIDLLSVPSAIFTSPQVASVGMTEKQMMQRYGYCSCRTLDMDKVPKALTVNDTKGLIKMVVDPKKKNRIVGVHILSSIAADMIHEAVLAVKYKLTVDDIIDTVHVFPTMNEAIKLVATSFKQDVSKLSCCAE, from the coding sequence ATGGAAAACAAATATGACCTGATAATCATTGGTGGAGGTGCCGCAGCATTCAGCGCCGCCATCAAGGCCAACGCGTATGGCGTCAAGACCGCCATGATTGAGCGTGGCAGGCTGGGTGGAACATGCGTCAACGTGGGCTGCGTTCCAAGCAAGAATCTTCTCGCGGCAGGTGAACACCTACAATCTGCAAGGAAACCTGCTCACCCCGCGATAAAGCCTTGCGACGCCGATTTTGACTTTACCCGAATTATTCATGATAAAGACAAACTTGTAGGCAATCTCCGAAAGCAAAAGTACAATGACGTTCTGGAATCCTTACAGTATGTCCAGCTCATTGAGGGAAGCGCGGCTTTTGTTTCCAAGAACCAGGTTAAGGTGGATGGTAAGGTCCTCTCTGGAAAGAAATTCATCATAGCGACCGGCTCTTCAGCTTTCGTGCCAAAATTCAAAGGCATAGAGGACATCGACTACCTCACAAACATAGAGGCGCTTTCACTCAAAGAAAAACCGTCATCAATGATAGTTGTGGGAGGAAGGGCTCTGGGTCTGGAGTTTGCCCAGATGTACTCCAGGTTTGGAACCAAGGTCACTCTTCTTCAGAGGAGCGACAGGATAATCCCTGAACACGAGCCAGAGGTCTCGGCAGCTTTGCACCGTTATCTTGCTGAAGAATGTATTGAGATAGTGACAGGAGTTAACGTCAAAGAGGCATGGCAGAAGAATGGCGGCAAATTCATTAGAGCATCTGTGGACGATAAAGACAGGGTTTTTGAAGCAGATCAGCTTTTGATGGCAACTGGAAGGAAGCCCAACACTGCTGACCTGCATCTTGAAAACGTGGGCGTTAAAGTCAGGCAGGACGGCGCAATAGTCGTCAATTCGGAGATGCGCACGTCTGCTCCTCACATATGGGCTGGCGGCGACGTGGTGGGAGAGCCGATGCTTGAAACTTTGGCTGCCAAGGAAGGCGCCACTGCAGCGGAGAATGCTCTTACCGGAAGCCACAAGAAAATAGATTTGCTGTCGGTTCCTTCTGCCATATTTACTTCCCCTCAGGTAGCATCAGTCGGGATGACTGAAAAGCAGATGATGCAAAGGTACGGCTACTGTTCCTGCAGAACCCTTGACATGGACAAAGTCCCAAAGGCCCTGACCGTGAACGACACCAAGGGGCTGATAAAAATGGTCGTTGACCCGAAGAAGAAAAACCGCATTGTAGGTGTTCACATCCTATCAAGCATAGCCGCGGACATGATTCACGAGGCAGTCCTAGCAGTGAAGTACAAACTCACAGTCGACGACATTATCGACACCGTGCACGTGTTCCCGACCATGAACGAGGCGATAAAGCTGGTAGCCACTTCGTTCAAGCAAGATGTGAGCAAGCTATCATGCTGCGCGGAGTGA